From Brassica oleracea var. oleracea cultivar TO1000 chromosome C3, BOL, whole genome shotgun sequence, a single genomic window includes:
- the LOC106329402 gene encoding transcription factor TCP13-like: protein MDTGPWKDTNDDVSGQTRTRREGESEEAVATTKRPATISSSSSWMKSKDPRIVRVSRAFGGKDRHSKVCTLRGLRDRRVRLSVPTAIQLYDLQERLGLDQPSKAVDWLLNVAKEEIDELPPLPVSPETFTLFNHHQSFLNLGQRPGQDPTQLGFKINGCVEESTTTSREENNNERGEKDVSFENNHHIGSYGTYHNMEHHHQQHSSFQADYHQHQLHSLVPFPSQFLVCPMTTLSTTTTTTQSLFPSSSSAGSWTMETTDPRRMVSHFQMPLMGSSSSSASQNISTLYSLLHGSSSNNGSSNRMSSVQLNQTSRGSDNPM from the coding sequence ATGGATACCGGCCCTTGGAAAGATACAAACGACGACGTTTCAGGTCAGACTAGGACAAGACGTGAAGGAGAGTCGGAAGAAGCCGTAGCCACTACGAAGCGGCCAGCTACGATTTCTTCTTCTTCGTCGTGGATGAAGTCAAAGGATCCAAGGATTGTTAGGGTTTCACGAGCCTTTGGAGGCAAAGACCGTCACAGCAAAGTGTGTACGTTGCGTGGTCTACGTGACAGACGCGTGAGATTATCAGTCCCCACGGCTATCCAGCTCTATGATCTTCAAGAACGCCTTGGCCTTGACCAGCCTAGCAAAGCCGTTGACTGGCTGCTCAATGTAGCTAAAGAGGAGATCGATGAGCTTCCTCCCTTGCCCGTCTCGCCGGAAACTTTCACTCTTTTCAACCATCATCAGTCTTTCTTGAATCTTGGTCAACGGCCGGGTCAAGATCCGACCCAACTCGGATTTAAAATCAATGGATGTGTAGAAGAGTCTACTACTACTAGCCGCGAAGAAAACAACAATGAGAGAGGTGAAAAAGATGTCTCTTTTGAAAACAATCATCATATTGGGTCTTATGGAACCTATCACAACATGGAACATCATCATCAACAACATTCGAGTTTTCAGGCAGATTATCATCAACATCAACTACATAGTCTTGTCCCATTTCCATCACAGTTCTTGGTATGTCCAATGACGACATTATCAACAACAACAACTACTACACAATCTTTGTTTCCCTCATCCTCATCAGCTGGTTCGTGGACTATGGAGACAACAGATCCAAGGCGAATGGTAAGCCATTTTCAAATGCCACTAATGGGTAGTTCTTCTTCTTCAGCATCCCAAAACATTTCGACTTTATACTCATTGTTACATGGTAGTAGTAGCAACAATGGTAGTAGTAACCGAATGTCATCGGTCCAACTCAACCAGACTAGTAGAGGAAGTGATAATCCTATGTGA